The proteins below are encoded in one region of Brassica napus cultivar Da-Ae chromosome A6, Da-Ae, whole genome shotgun sequence:
- the LOC106348027 gene encoding 50S ribosomal protein L15, with translation MIRRRISSIISASLFNSSIHHSANPRFIVSSPLLQCRRSPILTQVPSFPGGVSSFQGIRAYSLLSLNDLRDNVPRKLKTRKGRGIGSGKGKTAGRGHKGQKARGTMKFGFEGGQTPLRRRLPKRGFKNKFKLHFQPVGLGKIAKLINAGQIDSHELITMKTLKDVGAIGKQIEDGVRLMGRGADEIKWPLHLEVSRVTVRAKEVVEAAGGSVRRVYYNKLGLRALLKPEWFEKKGRLLPKAARPPPKQQDRVDSIGRLPAPKKPIPFYAAEESKVESPVES, from the exons ATGATTAGAAGAAGAATCTCTTCGATCATTTCAGCATCTCTCTTCAATTCCTCGATTCATCACTCCGCCAACCCCAGATTCATCGTCTCTTCGCCGCTTCTCCAATGCCGTCGATCTCCGATCCTTACTCAAGTTCCTAGCTTTCCGGGCGGAGTTTCGTCGTTTCAGGGGATTCGAGCTTACAGTTTGTTGAGCTTGAACGATCTGAGAGACAATGTGCCGAGAAAGCTCAAGACGAGGAAAGGAAGAGGTATTGGGTCTGGCAAAGGTAAAACCGCGGGGAGAGGTCACAAGGGGCAGAAGGCGAGAGGGACCATGAAGTTTGGTTTCGAAGGTGGGCAGACTCCGTTACGACGCCGTTTACCTAAACGTGGCTTCAAGAACAAGTTTAAGCTCCATTTTCAG CCAGTTGGTTTGGGGAAGATCGCTAAACTTATTAACGCTGGGCAGATAGATTCCCATGAGTTGATCACGATGAAAACGCTCAAG GATGTGGGAGCCATAGGGAAGCAAATAGAAGACGGAGTAAGACTAATGGGTCGTGGTGCTGATGAGATTAAATGGCCACTTCATTTAGAG GTTTCGAGAGTGACAGTTAGGGCTAAGGAGGTGGTGGAGGCAGCAGGAGGATCAGTGAGAAGAGTGTATTACAACAAATTGGGGTTGAGGGCATTGCTTAAACCGGAATGGTTTGAGAAGAAAGGAAGGTTATTGCCAAAAGCAGCGAGACCACCTCCTAAACAACAAGATCGGGTCGATAGCATCGGACGTCTTCCTGCTCCGAAGAAACCCATCCCTTTCTATGCAGCTGAGGAAAGCAAAGTTGAGTCTCCTGTTGAATCATGA